AAGTCCAGCTCCCCGCCGTCCGTGTCCCGCGCCCGGAGGCGGACCCTCTCGTAGCGGGCCACCCGGCCGTAGATTTCGGGCAGGCTCAGGCAGCCCTCCTTGTCGGAGAACAGCTCCCCAAGCGGCTCGTACTCGGGGTTGACGAGGGAGACCGGCGCGGTATCCTCGTCCGAGGCGATGCCCGGAATGAGTCGGGGGTGGACCACGACGAGCCGGACGTTGCGGCCCACCTGGGGCGCGGCCAGCCCGA
The bacterium DNA segment above includes these coding regions:
- the def gene encoding peptide deformylase, giving the protein GLAAPQVGRNVRLVVVHPRLIPGIASDEDTAPVSLVNPEYEPLGELFSDKEGCLSLPEIYGRVARYERVRLRARDTDGGELDFELEGLAARAIQHEVDHLNGVLFVDRLSKAQRMLFHRKLKALAAQTKRGWRRIVPDDLGE